The following is a genomic window from Rutidosis leptorrhynchoides isolate AG116_Rl617_1_P2 chromosome 8, CSIRO_AGI_Rlap_v1, whole genome shotgun sequence.
gacaactagttgtaggttactaacgaggacagctgacttaataaacttaaaacatcaaaatatattaaaagtgttgtaaatatattttgaacatactttgatatatatgtatatattgttataggttcgtgaatcaaccagtggccaagtcttacttcccgacgaagtaaaaatctgtgaaagtgagttatagtcccacttttaaaatctaatatttttgggatgagaatacatgcaggttttataaattatttacaaaatagacacaagtacgtgaaactacattctatggttgaattatcgaaattgaatatgcccctttttattaagtctggtaatctaagaattagggaacagacaccctaattgacgcgaatcctaaagatagatctattgggtctaacaaaccccatccaaagtaccggatgctttagtacttcgaaatttatatcatatccgaagggtgtcccggaatgatggggatattcttatatatatgcatcttgttaatgtctgttaccaggtgttcaccatatgaatgatttttatctctatgtatgggatgtgtattgaaatatgaaatcttgtggtctattgttacgatttgatatatataggttaaacctataactcaccaacatttttgttgacgttttaagcatgtttattctcaggtgattattaagagcttccgctgtcgcatacttaaataaggacaagatttggagtccatgcttgtatgatattgtgtaaaaactgcattcaagaaacttattttgttgtaacatatttgtattgtaaaccattatgtaatggtcgtgtgtaaacaggatattttagattatcattatttgataatctacgtaaagctttttaaacctttattgatgaaataaaggttatggtttgtttaaaaatgaatgcagtctttgaaaaacgtctcatatagaggtcaaaacctcgcaacgaaatcaattaatatggaacgtttttaatcaataagaacgggacatttcacctttttagcttggtagcctaagaattagggaaatggcccctaattgacgcgaatcctaaagatagatctatggaccttgacacgtcccattcgggttacgaatactttagtacttcgattatcatgtccgatgagagtcccggagtgatatagatattctatatgcatcctgttagttcggttatcaagcgttcaccatatgaatgatttttatctctatgcagtttgcgaaatgcctgatattagataatgtttatggaaaaatgaaaatcttgtggtctattaaattaatgaaaatgattgttatgataaactattgaactcaccaaccttttgattgacactttaaagcatgtttattctcaggtatgaaagaagtcttccgttgtgcatttgctcattttaggaatattacttggagtcattaatggcatatttcaaaagacgttgcattcgagttgttgagttcatcaagattattattaagtcaattatagttggatatattatgaaatggtatgcatgtcgtcttctttcaatgtaaagaaagtttgtcttttaaaaacgaatgcaatgtttgtaaaatgtatcatatagaggtcaagtacctctcaatgtaaccaaatgtaatgtattcgtccagatggattaggacgggtcatgaaaaaatATCTCCCATAATATTTGAAGTGGTTAAGATAGTAATATTTTTCACAAACAAGAATTATCCTTTTCACAATTCTAACATAAGTGGTTACAGGAATAATCCTTTTGTATTTTACTAAAACTTGGACAACATGAAAAATCTTAAATTTTGACTAGGTGTTTTCCTTACCACCTCTTAAGATTGAGCATGGAATCCTTACTTCCTCTTGTGCTACCTCTTCAAAGGGAGCACCAAACAACAAAACACTTAGTAAATTTTAACGTCTTTTTGTTGATGTCTCTTTTGAGGGAGCAACAAACTTGTGCTGCCTCTTCAGCACTTTCTTGTGCTGCCTCATCAGAGGGAGCACCAATCACATAGCCAAATTTCAGAATTGTTTTCCTTGCTACCTCTTGTGCTTCTTCTTCAGAGGGAGCACCAAACGCTTAGCCAAATTTTAGCTAACTAAGAAAATTGATCAAGCATAAAATAGTCCAAGGTTCCGGTCTAAGCAAGATAAAAAAAaataagggggatttaagggttccTTGAGTTTAACTCTCAAAAAGGGTGGTTAAACATGACCCATCATCATTTGGGCTAGCCGGAGTTGATGGCTCACTGACGGTGTTAGGATTTAATGTTTAAGGAACGTTACTTGAGAACCGTGGATTATATGTTCCAATTACGTAGGTAGAGTTAAATGTTGAGTGACGTATTTTTGCTCCCTACCTGATTGTATTGTTTATGAGCTTTGCAATGAGTATTTGTAGGTGAAAGTAGCTGTCCTTTACTTGCCACGTTGAAGACGAAAAAAGAAAGGGGACAGAATAGTACAAAGTGGTACTATTCTGTCGCATAAATCCACGCACTCATGTGGTCCACTCCATATCCCGTTACTCTGCCACCCTCTGCTACTTGTACGATGATGGATATTCCGTCCTTTATTCGTTGTACCGTCTTTTATCTTATTCAGCCTGTGCTTTTATTCCACATCATCCTCTGATTTGCGCAGTATTAGTGTGCGCAACGTCAGTTGTATTGCAGTATATGCTGCGCGCAATTGGCCATTTAATATCTTTAGGTGCGCAGTCACGATTGGAGACATGCGCGTAATGTTAATGTATTTTATGCACGCCATTAAAGACATAGCAcagaaaacacttagtcaaatttttaGCTGATTAAAAAGACATAGCACAAAAACACTTGGTCAAATTTTAAGTAGACCAACACATGATAGTAAATAATGAAAAATCAATTTTTAGGtctgggtaatctatcacttaatgagtATATACCTTATACCTCATAACTCATTTACAAGTGTAGGCTGCATccttcaattacactaaatttcagcCATTTTCACAAGAATTACAAAAAAGATTTTGAATAAAAAAATCATTTAACTATGTGTCAATTAGAAGGTCACAATAGTCCACGGTAAGAATCCTAAATCATATGTGAATTGTAAGAATTTTCAGAAGCAAGTATTTCAAGTGCCTATATGAATCCTCCTATCTTGATTGTGCACAAAATTAGTAGGTCTTGTTAGCTCTCTATTCCCCAATAACTGACCTTCCCGAAGCATCAATACCACTTCTGACATTGTTGGTCTGTTTGAAACTGGTGACTCGGTGCACAATAAAGCAATCTCAATTATTTTCATCACTTGTTCTTGTTCGTCTTGGTTCAAATCCAACATCTCATCAATGATGTTCAAATGCATTTTTTTCTCATACAACTTCCATGTCTGTTTAATGAATCACATAAAACAATTAACAAGTTGAACTCAAATATTGAAAAAAGGGTAAGAACTCTCCTCTAACTTCAAAAGATCAACGAGATACTACACAATGTGAGTGGTACTTTGTAATTTTCTTTCTAAAGAATAACTATTTACTTTCATGAACcactaattataaaaat
Proteins encoded in this region:
- the LOC139865016 gene encoding LRR receptor kinase SERK2-like; protein product: MHLNIIDEMLDLNQDEQEQVMKIIEIALLCTESPVSNRPTMSEVVLMLREGQLLGNRELTRPTNFVHNQDRRIHIGT